The Solea senegalensis isolate Sse05_10M unplaced genomic scaffold, IFAPA_SoseM_1 scf7180000013475, whole genome shotgun sequence genome segment tttttcaatatctTCATGGTCTTGCCCCACAGTATTTGTCCGACTAGCTTCAGCCGTACGCTCTCTCAGGTCGGCAGATCAGTGATGGGTTGTTGTCCCTATGACAAAAAAGGTGGAATGAGTTGCCTTTGTACATAAAACAAACGGATGgcgttttttattattttactgcatTTTCTTGCATTTACGTTTTTGTCTGTGGTTGGGAAGGTCAGGGCCGGAAGGTTGAGACGTCCGGTTGAATTGTCCAATGGGAGCTGAGAGTTCAGTTCCGTCGATATTCACACAAGGCCTGCTGGGTGGTGGAGTCTGGAAAGAACtcattttgtttgaaattggtgccttttctttcttcaaacTCTATTATAcagctgttttcagtttgtCTGATCAAACTGTATCTGTCTATATAAACTAAACctaaaaaatatacaacataaaacTTAAATGGAAAAGGATCCGATATAAAATACATGCAGATGTACAAGACATAGGAAGgaacacatatgaacacattaacaaaacacacaacagatggCAAAAAGGTAAAGCAGTTCAAGGCAAAATATATTTAAGTCCTATTTTATAATTTGTTTCATGccgtttttgtttatttatttggatatttgtatagtttgttgtttgtatatatttacatgtcattacgTACCATACTGTGGGCGTCCACTGACAGTGATGTTTAAAAGAGGTGAGGGAACAGGTTgagtgggtgtatgtgtgtgcgtgtgtgtgtgtgtctgtgtcttttacCTCAGTCGCAAGTTATTTACAGGCAAAGTCAAATGAAGTAGCCAACATGTATGAAGAAAATGTTAACGTTGAagttaaatgaatgtgtgtgtgtttttttttaataaaaataggAAAAATAATGGGTCCAGAGATTTCTGGTGCACATTCAAAGTTATTTTCTGTGAGAGGGTCTTGAAGTTAAATTCTGTtttctagttttattttcacaaaatgtgcaaaactaGAGGTCCACACTTCCACAGTGTAGAGTGAAGTCCTCTGTCAGTAACATAGGTATGTATGTTTGTGGTCAGACAGTGGTAGGTTTGTGACTAAAACATCTATGTCATGAATATTTTACACTTCATGGTCACTGAATGAAGATGATGAACTCTTCTCATGTGTCACATTTCACTCTAGGTGCCTATTCTGATCCTGGCCTGTATACACATGTgatctttgtgtttgtgctttgtttcTACCTGTTAATCATTGTTGCTAATTTGCTGCTGATTGTAGTTATCTGTATGAACAGAAGTCTACATGAACCTATgtacgtgtttgtgtgcagcttGTTTGTAAATGAACTGTATGGCAGTACAAGCTTGTTTCCAGCACTGCTGCTTCACATTCTCTCTAACATTCACACCATCTCTGTTCCTCTATGTTTCCTGCAGATTTTCTCAGTTTATTCGTATGGTAGCATCGAGTTCACCAACTTGGCTGTCATGTCGTACGACCGCTACCTCGCCATCTGTTACCCTTTGCAATATAAAGCACACATGACAAGCAGTAAAGTTTTCCTGCTTATTGCTGGAATATGGTTTCCTCCTGTTGTCGCTGTTTCTGTGACAGTGTGTTTGACATCGTCTCTGCATCTCTGTGGAAACGTCATTGACAAAGTTTACTGCGACAATTACGCCATCATCAAATTGTCCTGTGGTGACACAAGAGTCAACAATGTCTATGAGCTGATTGCGACATCACTCACTGTCTGCGCTCCCTTGTCCGTCATTGTCTTCTCATACGTaaggattttaaaagtctgtttctctggttgtaaacagacaagacagaaaGCAGTCAGCACCTGCACACCTCATCTGGCCTCACTGCTCAACTTCTCCTTCGGGGTTTGTTTTGAAGTTTTACAGAGCAGGTTTGATATGAGCAGTGTCCCTATGATTCTGAgaatttttttatctttatattttctCACATGTCAGCCGCTGTTCAACCCTGTCATGTACGGACTCAAGCTGTCCAAAATACGTCATGTCTGTAAACATCTGCTGCTCAGCAAGTGTCACTCATCATTCAGCATGTTTGAACAGCTTCAGTATCAACAACACAAGGGAcaatgataatgaaaacaacaacaataataataatgatcataaaaagtcacaaaaccTCCAGTGTTGTGTCCCAGTGCTTTTGCTTTACTAGTTATGGTTTTAGATatgcattattttattgattatgaattaattactaaattaaacactATCCATTAAGACAGCCTTTCTCATAGTGTGGGCCACGTCAGCGACCCCTAATTGTCTGCGAGGTGATAAGCAAGTaacatcatgttttaaaatttaaaaggtcagtgttttaatttcagtgtttctcaaactgcctgtcacatatatgtgttgttttcaatatcaaatcaactAGTAGCCTgtgtaaaatcaaaaaatatttgttttgtggcatTTTCTGACTTGAGCAGTGCAGTGGACCAGTTTTGCGACACCACTGACCACAACCGTTTTGGGGCTATTTTGAGTTAGGTGGTCCGTGTTTTTTTATGGGTTAAGTGGTCCTTGGtctgaaaaagtttgagaaacactgcattaAGATAATGGATGAATCTGTTTAAGTGtttctgtaaatgtgaatatgttatgATTTGTTTGCTTCTCAATGACGGTGAACTTTTGGTATAggatttgtttgaaaacatcattttgaaggttgagaaacactgattgatCAAGAAAATTGAATGTGCTGTGTCTGTTGTTCACACAGGGAGCCTGCTTTCTACAAAGCAGCTGGTATATTTTTCATAAAATTTTAActtggggggtggagtggctcagtggttacaACCGG includes the following:
- the LOC122760367 gene encoding olfactory receptor 142-like, with product MKMMNSSHVSHFTLGAYSDPGLYTHVIFVFVLCFYLLIIVANLLLIVVICMNRSLHEPMYVFVCSLFVNELYGSTSLFPALLLHILSNIHTISVPLCFLQIFSVYSYGSIEFTNLAVMSYDRYLAICYPLQYKAHMTSSKVFLLIAGIWFPPVVAVSVTVCLTSSLHLCGNVIDKVYCDNYAIIKLSCGDTRVNNVYELIATSLTVCAPLSVIVFSYVRILKVCFSGCKQTRQKAVSTCTPHLASLLNFSFGVCFEVLQSRFDMSSVPMILRIFLSLYFLTCQPLFNPVMYGLKLSKIRHVCKHLLLSKCHSSFSMFEQLQYQQHKGQ